CGTTGTAAGGTATCCTTTAGTATTAAAACGAATTTTCATATTACGATATACGTTTTTTGATTATCCTCAACAAAAGACTCTTACTATAAAGACTCTGTTGAAAAGGACATTGCGGAGAAAATAAGAAAGCTCTTATAACGTAATACATAAACGAAAGAGCCGATTTCTTTATAAAATAGTAAATCGACTTTTGTCTTAGTTATTGATTTAGTCATAAAAACACTTTTTAAAAGAAATAAGCTTATACTATAGACATTCATTTTTCTAGAAATTCAAACGAAAATGCCCCTCATCACTGTATATCCCAAATTCATACCCTTTCTCTTTATAAAATTTAATGATTTCAGGAAGAAGTTGTAATGATATCCTTACTAATGAAATTCTATTATAATTTTGTAATTGGAATGCATTTGAATTAAATAAAAACCCAGAAGGAATTCTATTATTTGGAGGTATCCCAATGAGCCTTTTAATTAGAGAGTTAGAAACAAATGATTTAGATAATTTCCCGGAGATTGATGACAGTTTTATAGTGAATGCTCGGTTAATGCTTTCTCTTTCAAAAGTAAATAGACGCATAGAATATACAGTAGAAGACGTTCCGAGTTATGAAAAAAGTTATTTACAAAATGATAATGAAGAACTGGTGTACAATGAATATATAAATAAGCCAAATCAAATAATTTACATAGCACTGTTACATAACCAAATTATTGGATTCATAGTATTGAAAAAGAATTGGAATAACTATGCTTACATAGAAGATATAACGGTGGATAAAAAATATCGTACACTCGGGGTTGGTAAAAGATTAATTGCTCAAGCAAAACAGTGGGCAAAAGAAGGCAACATGCCAGGTATCATGCTTGAAACGCAAAATAATAATGTCGCAGCATGTAAGTTCTATGAAAAATGCGGATTTGTAATTGGTGGATTTGATTTTCTTGTTTATAAAGGCTTAAATATGACAAGTGATGAAGTTGCAATTTATTGGTATTTGCATTTCGACTCTTAACGTTAAACATAGTCAAAATAAAAACCCCAATCTCTCCATATTAAAATTGAGAAATTGGGGCTAATTTATTTCATCATATTTTTATTTAAAACAAGTAACTAATTAGTAATCCTGCTGATAATAAGAAGCCGAAAATCGTATTTGTCATCGCTGTTGATTTCATTGCGATGCGCATATATCCGGGATCTTTTGCTCCTTTTTGGAAACTTTGAATTGCAGAAATTGGCTTTCTCAAACCTAGGAACATCACTAATGCCCAAGGGCTTATATAACCCATCCATACAATTACCGCGATCCATAAATAAGCAATGAAAAAGGCTATAGCAAGTGTGACCACTGCTTTCTCTCTCCCGAGAAGGATTACTAACGTCTTTCTTCCACCTTTAATATCTTCTTCGATATCCCGGATGTTATTTGACATGTTGATTGCACCGACTAAAATTCCAATTGGAATGGAAATCAATACACTTTCAGTCGTTATCGTATTCGTTTGAATAAAGAAAGCAATGAGTACAAAACATGTCCCCATTAACAATCCAGAAACTAATTCTCCAAACGGAGTGTACGCAATTGGTAATGGACCACCTGTATATAAATAGCCAACCGCCATTCCAATTAAACCGATGACGACTAACCACCAGCTACTATTCATACAAATATAAACTCCAATAATTGCTGCTACTACATACAATAAAAGCGCAACTGTTAACACATTTTTTGGTTTCAATCCATGACGGACAATTCCGCCACCGATGCCAACAGAATCAGCGGTATCTAATCCACGTTTGAAATCATAGTACTCATTAAATAAGTTCGTTGCAATTTGCAATGCTAAACATGCAACCATCATCGCAATAAATAAAAGCCAATCAATTTTGGCAACATAAAGTGATGCCACCGTTCCTAAAATTACAGGAGAAAACGTCGCCGTTAACGTATGCGGGCGCGTCATCTTCCATATTAATTTAGCGGAACTAATTTCTTTTTCTGTCCCCATAACTCAGTTCGATCTCCCTACATTTTAAGTATAAATTACTAGCAGTATCTTTCTATCTATATCCTGCCACGCATCTATTATATCAAAAAATGAACTGGTAATAGAACTGTAATGCTCTTGCTTATCTCTCTATCACTCTTAAATTCAGTTTTTCAAAAGAAAGTCGGTTGCTCACATTCGAACAACGGACCTTTTTTATAGTAACCAATTTAAAACATCTTCAGCAATCTCTTCCGGCCTATCCCAATGCATTAGATGTCCTGTATTTTTGTAAAGCTTAGTCGTAATATCAATACGCTTCTTAAATTCCGCAATCTGCAATTCTCTTATTTTTAAATAATCATCTGGAAGATCGCAATACAACAATAAAATATCGCTTTTAATTTTATGCGATTTCAATGTTTTATACACCGTATATTGAAACTTAATTACACCTCTAGCGGTATCACCAGTAGCGTGCCATTTCACTTTACTATCTTCTTCTCGCATTAAGTCATAAACCGCACGTTCTATTAATGGTGACCACCTGCTGTAAGCCCGTTTTTCTGATTGGATGAAAGCTTCTTTACTGTCAAAAATATATTCATCAAAATCTTTTTCGTAATGAGTGATTTCTTCTTCTAATGATTGTGGTGGACACTCTCCTTCTTTCGCATCTTTATATAGCTGCGCAAAATAGTCCGCATTCATTTTGCCATGATGATAACCACCATCTAATAAAACCATTTTATTCACTTTTTCTGGACGTTCTGCTGCATAGTGAAGCGCAACGCTTGCTCCCCATGAATGTGCTAATAGGTGAAATGTTTCTTTTCCTATGTGCTCAAGTAATGCTACTACCCAATTTATTAAATGGGATGCACCGTAATCTTCATCCGTCTCAAAATTTGGTGTTTTCCCATGTCCAGGTAGATCAAACGATACAACATGATATTTATCTTTTAGAAATTCCGCCATTTCTATAAAACTTAACTTTGTACTTCCTAAACCATGAAAACAAATGATTTGAGGGTTACTTTTATCCCCCCATTCACAAACACTTGCTTGGTATTCACCAAATTCTACAAAAAAGTGATTCATTTTTAATCTCCTCTAATTATTGGATGTAAATTAGTTCCAATTCAAAATTGTTTTTTCTGAATAAATAAATTCAAGAAAATTACCCAAATCCCTTTTTCGTAAATGATTTTTATAAAATGCGAGAGTTCACTCTAGTTAAAAGCACCAAACATTTAACTTCATGTTTATCGATGCTAATATGGTTAGACTACATTTTCAAGCCCATGAAATGAATATGGTTTAAGAATTGTATGATTCGTTTATCATGAATGACATACTATAATTACATTCCTCACGTGAACCCCTTAATTACCAAAATAAATAAAACTTTCTAAGGAATATTGTCTTTCATGCCATCCCCTCTATTTTTACATAATCAAAGCGTATGAAAATTAGCAGTCTTTACTCCTTTTCATGACCTCTTACTTTACATGTATAAGCATCGTTTATGTCCATTATATTAAACTTTCCTCATTTTAAAGGTAATGGGATTTGGGAAGGTGATGCTTTTGGTAATATTGTCTCATCTTCTTTAGAATCTGTTACGAAGCGAATGTAACTAAGGTATATTCAGCCAAATTATTAATAAACATGATACAAAAAA
This genomic window from Bacillus anthracis str. Vollum contains:
- the satA gene encoding streptothricin N-acetyltransferase SatA, which produces MSLLIRELETNDLDNFPEIDDSFIVNARLMLSLSKVNRRIEYTVEDVPSYEKSYLQNDNEELVYNEYINKPNQIIYIALLHNQIIGFIVLKKNWNNYAYIEDITVDKKYRTLGVGKRLIAQAKQWAKEGNMPGIMLETQNNNVAACKFYEKCGFVIGGFDFLVYKGLNMTSDEVAIYWYLHFDS
- a CDS encoding alpha/beta fold hydrolase, with the translated sequence MNHFFVEFGEYQASVCEWGDKSNPQIICFHGLGSTKLSFIEMAEFLKDKYHVVSFDLPGHGKTPNFETDEDYGASHLINWVVALLEHIGKETFHLLAHSWGASVALHYAAERPEKVNKMVLLDGGYHHGKMNADYFAQLYKDAKEGECPPQSLEEEITHYEKDFDEYIFDSKEAFIQSEKRAYSRWSPLIERAVYDLMREEDSKVKWHATGDTARGVIKFQYTVYKTLKSHKIKSDILLLYCDLPDDYLKIRELQIAEFKKRIDITTKLYKNTGHLMHWDRPEEIAEDVLNWLL
- the menA gene encoding 1,4-dihydroxy-2-naphthoate polyprenyltransferase produces the protein MGTEKEISSAKLIWKMTRPHTLTATFSPVILGTVASLYVAKIDWLLFIAMMVACLALQIATNLFNEYYDFKRGLDTADSVGIGGGIVRHGLKPKNVLTVALLLYVVAAIIGVYICMNSSWWLVVIGLIGMAVGYLYTGGPLPIAYTPFGELVSGLLMGTCFVLIAFFIQTNTITTESVLISIPIGILVGAINMSNNIRDIEEDIKGGRKTLVILLGREKAVVTLAIAFFIAYLWIAVIVWMGYISPWALVMFLGLRKPISAIQSFQKGAKDPGYMRIAMKSTAMTNTIFGFLLSAGLLISYLF